TGaacaaaacattaaaatattataaatttatttattataaaatttattataaaatatacattttttttttttgaggaaATCTCAATGAAGATTTAAGGAGATCGTAATTGATAAGataatgacaattttttacCATTTACATGGAACTTTACATAGTAATTTCTGTCATTTCttgtataattgtttttttagcaattttggtaaataattagaaagataatttttgtatagctataaattattatatattttatgcattatagttttaaagttattaaagattaaaaaatatatcgtccctcgttaaaattataactatttagaattctaaaattataactactcataaatatttataatacttattaataatttaatgaattgaCTTATGAATTACTGAATTTTGAATCGacttatgaataatttaatttataaaattaaagtcaaCTATTTTCCCaatattacattgaaaagatacaggcattataaattttaaatctaatattacCATGGAACTCTAGTGGATGGTGGAGCTGGAGCAGATctgtaatgaaatattttattttattttaaaatattaaaagatataatagttattaaaaaatatatgtaagttaTCCTAAaactaatgttttttttaataaaattctctggCCAAGTTGATTTgaagacaattttttctcaatgaAAAAATGTCAAGAGAGCTcatcattttttcttatatatcttttaattaacacACAATaagtcttaaattaaaattctattaaaataaactccgCTTAAAattagatgaaaaaataatttgttctgaaaaaagtatagttttgttaatcttttaattatttttacaatgtttagtttgtaaaaaaattttctttcttaattgcttataactcgaaaattattgatgtatTGGCATTTTCATTGAGGAAAAATCGTTCCTAAGTTGATcagagaatttattattaaaaagacattTAGTTTTGgaatactctatatatatatatatatatatatatttgcatacagtatttcaaatatatagataaaaatgttaactttctatattataaattttctttgttatttaCCTTTTTCCGATAGTAGAATTTTGGTACGGATGCGTTGTCATAAGCCCGCGTCTCTCTTTATTACGTGTTGCCTTAAGCGTTGCATCCGTTTTTTCCTTGATATTATTATGTCGAGATGAAGGCGATGCAAGATATGTATTATTCTTTAGTTTATTTAGAATGGCAATACTCTTTGCGCTCATTTGAGTAGGTTTCTGCTTCTTCAAGTCTTTTTCTGCGTTCTCCTTATTTACTCGATTATtctgtagaatatttttattattcattaattgcTGTTTCATCTGCTTCGGGGGTGTGCTGTTATTTTCGCTGTGTTCATCAGACAGTATACGTTTCCTTGTTTTTGCAATAGGGCTTTCatgtgaaattttttgtacaaatttatcattttgcatattattttcatgacTACTACTctcattgtataaattaaaagtattattgatATCATTACTTTCATTTGTAACAGCGTCGAAAGTGAAATTCGAAATATTCAAGTTGCGATCGTCGCATTCCTCACTATTTGCTTCCGATTTTATCGCAATCGCTGgcatagaattatttaatggaTTTATTCCAACCatattcaaacaaataaatgcaTTGAAATTTTCCTCGTCGCTTATTGTGTTCGAATCAGACCATGTGATATTTCGAGAACCTTCAAACAACTTTAGTAATTCTTTGAATTCCAGTTGCATTTTATCAGTCATTGTTCCATAGCCGTccactatattataataattttgcaatttattactcattacttttattatagtgttaaTTGATTGTCTCTCACATTGCAAGAGATTGCAAAATTTCTTTATGTGTTGCTGCATATTGGGAATccaacatttttcaatttcggaAATTTGTAAAGACAATTTACTCTGTAAATTCTCATCAAAAGGTTTAACTTTTAGTTGGGAAGTAGTTATTTCTTGTATTTCTGTCTCGACTGAACATAGTTTCTGCCATATTGTTTGTATTTGTGCTTTAAGGGAATCTCTTTGCCGTTGGAAATAGCGTAAAGACTTGTTAATACGAGACTTTCCACTAGCGTTTTGTTCTTCTGTTGACAAATCCTTAGCAGTTGTTAAATTATGCAATCTTTTATTCGCGTCTTTCTTATAAAGTATTCTATAGGCTAAAATTTTATCGGAACTTTCCAAAGTCagtaatttttcaatcaaattcttcttcttttcatataattttgtaagctTACAGTACGTTTCCAACAtcaatttattcgatttactTTCCAGCGATGATTGTTTCTCGCTCTCAAAAGCTGCTAATCTCGATTtcaaaatatctatttctttcttctgttCCTCCACTATCTTAATATAACCAGCAATATGCATTTCACAAGATACATTCTTTTTGGCATATGATTTGATTTTCTTTGCGCGATTTGCATATcttaaagtattatatgtatcttcATAAGTAAGGCTAGAGGGACCGATATTGGCTATCATAACAGTATAGCAATTACCACCAAGTGAATCTTTCAATAGCCTTGTGAGCTTGGAATCTCTATATGGAATATGTTTTATACCATCTGctagattatttatacaatttccaAGAGccaataaagatttattaatgttagCGCCTTCCTTAAACCTTACGCCTTTACAACCAGTAGCTGAAGCTCTTTCAGATCCTGCTAAATCAATCATAGACAGCTTGACTCTCTGGACTTGACTAtctaacttattaattatcttaatatatacttgGAAAACTGCATGGCTTCTACTACTTTCCTTATTTGCATCTGTTGGATGTTGAGTGCGATTCTTATTACCCTCTGCTAATAGTGATAGTAATTCCTCAGCACTTTGGATAGCGATTGGTTCTAAACCAGCAACTACAACTCCACATCTACCATCTTCTCTCAAGTGTAAGTGTTGGCCTGACTTATGCAACAAGTCTTGTACattctcattatatatttccagGTAAGATACACCTAAATGAAACTCGCATTGTTTGCTTTGCTTCTCGATCTCAGAGAAAAGCTCTGCTACAGTACGATATGTAATACCAAGATCTCCTTTATTACCCAGCATAGTATGCGTTTTACCAGCACCAGTAGCGCCATAAGCAAACACAGAACAATTATAGCCATTAAGAAGATTAGTAATCAAGTTCTTGGTGCTTCCTTCGAACACATTAATATTGGTGGATGTTGAGTTAAAAACCTTGTCAAAAATGAACTGCAAGTGcttgttttgtttctttaacATGTCTCTAGTTTTTTGTGCTACattgtgaaagaaaaaaggtGTTGCCTGCTCTTTTGGATCAAAAATTAACATCTTATCGTCAACAACTTCAACTACTGTTCTACTATTCTCCTGCAGCTCGCGTTCATTATGTGGGCGAACTCTCACGATTACTTTGATGGATATTTCAGAGATATTCTCAGTTTGCATGATCGTAGTGCCGCTTGTGCTTGGCTTGGCTGATTTGCCATTTGGTAACTGTCCTTTTCCCATTGTTTTCATTTGCTAGGTAAATGCTTTGCTGAGATCTTTCTTGTCAAAAACTGTTTTTATGCTTGTAggctgtaaaatataaataatagtttactAATCCTTGTAGGTCACACAAGGTTTATTGCTGTTCTTAGTCACATATGAGTCACAATGTCTTGTTGTAGTTTTAGCAGTCTCAAGTGCTTGAAAAAAtccacaaaattttatatatattctttgacaTTTGTAGAAAATGATCATGTACAACaaaagtaacaaaataaattttaaacattgtttttattgCCAAGATCTTAGGATATtctatcatttaaaatatttgtgagtTATAATGACCCACATGTGACctttataagttaaataagttaaataatacatttatatatactttgaatgaaataatgaaaagacAGAATTAAACACGTTTACGTACTTACAATTAAGTACTATTACACTTATTCATGCAATCATTCTCGCCAGTCCTCACATCATAATGCGGTTGTATAACactattattgtatttttgaaaatatttcgtcGATTTTAACAACAAACTTTTCATCTACAATCAACATTCGGCAGTCGGCAGTAACGGGGAACCACAACCCATAACcgtttataatacaaattgtatTTTGCCGCTAGCCGACAGAGGTCTCCACAGTGTCTCCCTTAGGCTGTCATTCGTAGCTCACGATCCACGATTTAATAAGAATCCAGCTTTACGTAGCTAACAAATCTCGCTCGAAATCACGGCCGTCACCGAGAAGAGAAATaacgtatgtacgtatatctCGCGATAAAAATTTGTGGAATTTACGTTACTGCGTAACAATTTCGCAATCTTGGCTGTCAAATAGGACTCgtgtaaatcatattttataatcggtACACGCCCGAAGCCGCTTTCGCCGCTCCACCCGGGATTATGAGTTGCAACGGTTTTAACCTTTAATGACAGCCCGACAGATTCAGGTAACTATTCCATTATTTGACGCGCGATAAGCGAAAAATCTCACATGCGAGAGTCGATTCTTGCTTTACGTTCAGAGGATAACCTCATGAAAGTTTCTCGACGTCCTATGGCTAGATAATTTTGAGCAGCATGTTTTCTTTCATGCTGCAAGTACACacctatatttaaattaaagttaaaaaaggaACACAACTAGAAAACAATCTCCGTGCCGGTCAATATTATGATGTTATTGCGTAAAATAATACTCTatgagagaatattttttttattttgtatttatgatATCGTGATTGTAGACACAATGTTATGGctgataaaattatgcaatattatgaAGCATCTAGATTgctttattaaacaatataaaatacactGATGtagatttgaatttaatttaaattgagtatgagatttattttacttatgtataattgtttataataattatagctcttaattatgtatgaatataatgttttagGTCAcctaaaaagtattaaaatgcaGACGATAAAGTGTGTTGTGGTAGGTGATGGAGCGGTTGGTAAAACATGTCTCTTAATTTCTTACACCACAAATAAGTTTCCTTCCGAGTATGTGCCTACTGTTTTTGACAATTATGCAGTAACTGTGATGATAGGAGGTGATCCTTATACATTAGGATTATTTGATACAGCAGGTAAGACGTTTGCTTCTTTTTGAATTCTTTATCCACAAACAATTGAGCTTGCTTGCCTTAtctaattcaaattttttgttttttaggTCAGGAAGATTATGATAGATTGCGTCCTTTAAGTTATCCTCAAACCGATGTATTTCTCGTGTGTTTCTCAGTTGTATCGCCGTCATCgtttgaaaatgtaaaagaaaaggtGATAGATTATTGTCTACTATTTCTACATATACGAGCTTTAATTCTAAttctaatgtaatatattttttgcagtgGGTGCCTGAAATAACACATCACTGTCAAAGAACTCCATTTCTACTTGTCGGAACACAAATTGATTTGAGAGATGATGTTGCAACAACAGAGAAGCTCGCAAAAAATAAGCAGAAGCCAATATCTGGGGAGCAGGGTGAGAAACTCGCCAAAGAACTCAAAGCTGTTAAATATGTAGAGTGCAGTGCTCTAACACAGGCAAGaataaatcaatcttttatACTTATGTAAAAacttactttattattaaaatattatttaagaaaagtaaaatttttttttacttgaatttaaaaaaaatatttttaaaagttttaaacatttgtatctttttttttaaactaaaataaaagaataatacaaatattagttgaaataataaatttgttcagACTCAAATGATATcaattaaaacaagaaatataataaaaggtcAAAACcattactaatatattattaaatattactaatataatatttaataataatataatatttaactctctctataatctaataaatattaataaaaataaagaaaataaaagtcaaaaaCCAGAGTCAAACAGCAAATATAAGAATGAGAAAGTCTCATATTCattcaattaaaaacaaattgtaattatattttgtttttgataaatataaatttatttacttttatatttgttgtttAGTTCTGGTTTTTgcctttctttatctttttttttttttatttaatattagatatttgttAGATTATAGAtagagtaaaatattatattagtaatatttaactttatacatTGTACTTTTTTTGAACATTCTAGAAAGGTTTGAAGAATGTATTCGACGAAGCTATTTTGGCCGCATTGGAACCTCCAGAACCAGTGAAGAAAAGAAAGTGTACGCTTCTGTAAAGCGACAAAGAGTTATTATCATTGAAGGAACGCATGCCGGACATCAAAATAACGCTACGTAGTACCAGACGACAGTCTTGTatgtagtatattatattaaatagaactAAATTTTTGCCTCTATACTTCGTAATTCGAGGGAAGAACAAGCAATCGCGCAACCGCTAGCTACGACAGCGACTGTAAACATTCCATGAGGCGTGCAACAACGACTCCGAATTTGTAAGGTCAGAGaacatttttctatcaaaCAATAATGGCTATCTTTTTGAGATAACTTATTGCACAAAACTTTCATTTTTCCGACACGATTTTCTAGGCGGCGCAAAATTTTGAAGCGCGTCTGAGAATTTTCTGAGATAAAAGTTTCGAAACTGTTCTAAAATCGTTGACTTTTGACGTTTAGATTCAATAGGACAAAGGTggagaaacagaaaaagattggtgctattattcaataatatttttttaagtcgaATATTTaccgaaatatatatagatatctgAATCGTCGATATCTAATAGGGTACTCATTTGGATTGATAAGGCATTCAAGTATCTTTCTAAAATGACGATCATTTGTTTCGAGAATTTTTActggaataaaattttcgttttcgacGAAAGTCAGTATTAGGAACTATGGTGAATGTAAAACGATAAATATCATAGCAGTATcattatataggtatattgTCGATTGCATAtagtaaaaagattattattactatttataacaatcgatctatatatataattgttgaaTATTAAAGCCTTTTGCAATACCAccttcgataaatttatttgtttggaTATTGACATGATTTTAGGATAGAACTTGTcatacgataaatatataattaatttcttatcatTTATTCTTTGTCTCGAGCATGATGGTGTgtgagtaaaatttttttaatatcgataatgAACCTTCagatcttaaaaaatatacatggcAGCTACCTTAACGAAAGgaaagcttttaaaaaaattgaccaATTTCTTCGTACGTTTTTGAGTGCTGTTTATTACATAGCAAAGTATTTTCAACGAATTTATCACTTAACAAAGAGAATTGAGGAGTTTTTAAACCTTTCTCTTAAACATTTATGATtctcataattataaacataaaattttattaattataatgctgCATACAATGAATTATATCAATTCACAATGTCGACGGCATGCGACTGGCTAATTTTTTATGGAGCTCAATTGCCGCATATCGTTAGTATCAATAACACATATGAATGTTTGCGAAATAGGGACGTTGCAAGAGAAAGCATttcatcaaaaaaatttaatcaacttTTACACTACGAATCCAGTTAAAAAGCATTTATTAGCACTGTATGTGTCATAATATAGACACAgtcatatataatgaaatattcgcataaatatatttatatcatatatatatgcccGCGCGTTCATgtcttattaaattgtttataatcctttcatatattaatatccttTATGTCCTTAgcctttcaaaaatatttaatgtcatAATCccaatagataaataattattttagaatattatgaacATTGatgcttatatataattcacgaaatatataatttatttataagtaggatttattaataataattatttaagttttaatagatttttattatacatatatttgacaataaaATGGTAAATGAAATTAAGTAACAGGATCTGCTTaggatatattgtataaaaaaaaggtaaaattaGAGAGAATAGATTATGTGTGAATAGAAATTGTGacagaaattttacatttttgtgtgataattataaatatatatttcatacatatttctttacaaataatttataattatattatgttccatttagaaaatattagatactataaaatattaggtgatataaaatattcgaatttttatctaaaatttataaaaaatatttaatcatatttatatatattgtataaaaatattcaaattacaaTAAGACACATCGCAttacaatgtataaaaataatacttcaaGTTATATAATCAtgcattcaaaatattttaatcattttagaaatacacgataatataattcgataatataattttattacgtatgtgtacatatacgcGAAGAGTCACCGAGTATAAGTTTTCGTCCTATGTCCTGTCCTATCAATGTTATTGTCGGTACGCGCCGATGATGTTTTTGTTTAATGTACTTACGCAGTTACGTCGCAATCTTAGCTCACAATCAGTCTTTGTCAGTCGACAGTGAGTCCTACGTGCGAACGAATGTCGGGAGTGTCGTCTGTCAAATCGAGcgataaactattatataccttgaaatattaatcaacGTGCGATCACGATCAGCCTTTAATCAATTCTTTGAGATCCGTAACTATACAACTTTATATAACTTTGTCAAATTTGACGAAATCTTACATTCCCTATAATCACGAATACACGATTATTATAGAATCATACGCAtccaaatattcttttacaaaattcttttaacaactcgcgtattatatttcatacaaaaaaaatttcacttcGAGAGATGTTATGGTTATAAAGAGGTTATAAAATTGAGTAGCGGCTTAtctcttatttatttgttaattcaataatttcaatttatttattgaaaaagattCTTTCATTAATCGTATTTGAAAGTATATTGAATGAGGTTAGAGTATCTcgttgtgtataaatatattgaagctACAGTTGAGTTAATGTCGTTACAATTATTACgatcgaattattaaaatacatcacaatcattataatgatattttattaggcgattaatttttaatcagtcCTTTGAAActtaaaacatacatatatatatatatatatatatatgtgtgtgtgtgtgtgtgtgtgtgtgtgtgtatcagTACAATTAA
Above is a genomic segment from Anoplolepis gracilipes chromosome 3, ASM4749672v1, whole genome shotgun sequence containing:
- the LOC140663562 gene encoding kinesin-like protein KIF18A is translated as MKTMGKGQLPNGKSAKPSTSGTTIMQTENISEISIKVIVRVRPHNERELQENSRTVVEVVDDKMLIFDPKEQATPFFFHNVAQKTRDMLKKQNKHLQFIFDKVFNSTSTNINVFEGSTKNLITNLLNGYNCSVFAYGATGAGKTHTMLGNKGDLGITYRTVAELFSEIEKQSKQCEFHLGVSYLEIYNENVQDLLHKSGQHLHLREDGRCGVVVAGLEPIAIQSAEELLSLLAEGNKNRTQHPTDANKESSRSHAVFQVYIKIINKLDSQVQRVKLSMIDLAGSERASATGCKGVRFKEGANINKSLLALGNCINNLADGIKHIPYRDSKLTRLLKDSLGGNCYTVMIANIGPSSLTYEDTYNTLRYANRAKKIKSYAKKNVSCEMHIAGYIKIVEEQKKEIDILKSRLAAFESEKQSSLESKSNKLMLETYCKLTKLYEKKKNLIEKLLTLESSDKILAYRILYKKDANKRLHNLTTAKDLSTEEQNASGKSRINKSLRYFQRQRDSLKAQIQTIWQKLCSVETEIQEITTSQLKVKPFDENLQSKLSLQISEIEKCWIPNMQQHIKKFCNLLQCERQSINTIIKVMSNKLQNYYNIVDGYGTMTDKMQLEFKELLKLFEGSRNITWSDSNTISDEENFNAFICLNMVGINPLNNSMPAIAIKSEANSEECDDRNLNISNFTFDAVTNESNDINNTFNLYNESSSHENNMQNDKFVQKISHESPIAKTRKRILSDEHSENNSTPPKQMKQQLMNNKNILQNNRVNKENAEKDLKKQKPTQMSAKSIAILNKLKNNTYLASPSSRHNNIKEKTDATLKATRNKERRGLMTTHPYQNSTIGKRSAPAPPSTRVPW
- the LOC140663563 gene encoding cdc42 homolog, with product MQTIKCVVVGDGAVGKTCLLISYTTNKFPSEYVPTVFDNYAVTVMIGGDPYTLGLFDTAGQEDYDRLRPLSYPQTDVFLVCFSVVSPSSFENVKEKWVPEITHHCQRTPFLLVGTQIDLRDDVATTEKLAKNKQKPISGEQGEKLAKELKAVKYVECSALTQKGLKNVFDEAILAALEPPEPVKKRKCTLL